Proteins encoded by one window of Arabidopsis thaliana chromosome 2, partial sequence:
- the MEE3 gene encoding Homeodomain-like superfamily protein (MATERNAL EFFECT EMBRYO ARREST 3 (MEE3); CONTAINS InterPro DOMAIN/s: SANT, DNA-binding (InterPro:IPR001005), Molecular chaperone, heat shock protein, Hsp40, DnaJ (InterPro:IPR015609), Homeodomain-like (InterPro:IPR009057), MYB-like (InterPro:IPR017877); BEST Arabidopsis thaliana protein match is: RAD-like 1 (TAIR:AT4G39250.1); Has 548 Blast hits to 547 proteins in 63 species: Archae - 0; Bacteria - 0; Metazoa - 92; Fungi - 0; Plants - 453; Viruses - 0; Other Eukaryotes - 3 (source: NCBI BLink).), whose protein sequence is MASGSMSSYGSGSWTVKQNKAFERALAVYDQDTPDRWHNVARAVGGKTPEEAKRQYDLLVRDIESIENGHVPFPDYKTTTGNSNRGRLRDEEKRMRSMKLQ, encoded by the exons ATGGCATCAGGCTCAATGTCTTCTTATGGCTCTGGCTCATGGACTGTTAAGCAGAACAAAGCCTTTGAGCGTGCTCTAGCAGTCTATGACCAAGACACTCCGGACCGTTGGCACAATGTTGCTAGAGCTGTTGGTGGTAAAACACCAGAAGAAGCTAAGAGACAGTATGACCTTCTAGTTCGTGACATCGAAAGCATCGAGAATGGTCACGTGCCATTCCCTGACTACAAGACTACTACAGGAAACAGCAACAGAGGCAGGCTGCGTGATGAGGAAAAGAG gATGAGAAGCATGAAGCTGCAGTGA
- a CDS encoding ECA1 gametogenesis family protein (DUF784) (Protein of unknown function (DUF784); FUNCTIONS IN: molecular_function unknown; INVOLVED IN: biological_process unknown; LOCATED IN: endomembrane system; EXPRESSED IN: embryo, sepal, synergid; EXPRESSED DURING: 4 anthesis, C globular stage; CONTAINS InterPro DOMAIN/s: Protein of unknown function DUF784, Arabidopsis thaliana (InterPro:IPR008502); BEST Arabidopsis thaliana protein match is: Protein of unknown function (DUF784) (TAIR:AT3G29797.1); Has 92 Blast hits to 92 proteins in 3 species: Archae - 0; Bacteria - 0; Metazoa - 0; Fungi - 0; Plants - 92; Viruses - 0; Other Eukaryotes - 0 (source: NCBI BLink).), whose protein sequence is MENKTMFMIFSLIMVLLSFSHPTFGKESDNDKPLLISDDEFDAMMARSPTSDNYNENVGSKYSKKQINYLMNCSKKMAVPDKCIEEVMAEIIQNKSASRDCCLGIVKAGKECHMEYMKLFFQMYELRRFTSKRFSKTNEIWNRCSTEIGVVSPYSG, encoded by the coding sequence atggagaataaaacaatgtttatgatattttctttgatcatgGTTTTGCTATCGTTTTCTCATCCAACTTTCGGCAAAGAAAGCGATAATGACAAGCCACTCCTCATTTCAGACGACGAGTTTGATGCTATGATGGCAAGATCTCCTACATCGGACAATTATAACGAAAATGTTGGTAGTaaatattcaaagaaacaaataaattatcttATGAACTGCAGTAAAAAGATGGCCGTCCCAGATAAATGTATAGAAGAAGTGATGGCTGAAATTATTCAGAACAAAAGTGCTTCAAGAGATTGTTGTTTGGGGATAGTGAAAGCTGGAAAGGAATGTCACATggaatatatgaaattattttttcaaatgtaTGAACTCAGGCGTTTTACTTCTAAAAGGTTTTCCAAAACTAATGAGATATGGAACAGATGTTCCACCGAAATTGGAGTTGTTTCACCATATTCtggttaa
- the GRP7 gene encoding cold, circadian rhythm, and rna binding 2 (GLYCINE RICH PROTEIN 7 (ATGRP7); FUNCTIONS IN: double-stranded DNA binding, RNA binding, single-stranded DNA binding; INVOLVED IN: in 12 processes; LOCATED IN: nucleus, chloroplast, peroxisome, cytoplasm; EXPRESSED IN: 28 plant structures; EXPRESSED DURING: 15 growth stages; CONTAINS InterPro DOMAIN/s: RNA recognition motif, glycine rich protein (InterPro:IPR015465), RNA recognition motif, RNP-1 (InterPro:IPR000504), Nucleotide-binding, alpha-beta plait (InterPro:IPR012677); BEST Arabidopsis thaliana protein match is: cold, circadian rhythm, and RNA binding 1 (TAIR:AT4G39260.3); Has 381 Blast hits to 381 proteins in 95 species: Archae - 0; Bacteria - 0; Metazoa - 191; Fungi - 60; Plants - 124; Viruses - 0; Other Eukaryotes - 6 (source: NCBI BLink).), with translation MASGDVEYRCFVGGLAWATDDRALETAFAQYGDVIDSKIINDRETGRSRGFGFVTFKDEKAMKDAIEGMNGQDLDGRSITVNEAQSRGSGGGGGHRGGGSYGGGGGRREGGGGYSGGGGGYSSRGGGGGSYGGGRREGGGGYGGGEGGGYGGSGGGGGW, from the exons atggCGTCCGGTGATGTTGAGTATCGGTGCTTCGTTGGAGGTCTAGCATGGGCCACTGATGACAGAGCTCTTGAGACTGCCTTCGCTCAATACGGCGACGTTATTGATTCCAAG ATCATTAACGATCGTGAGACTGGAAGATCAAGGGGATTCGGATTCGTCACCTTCAAGGATGAGAAAGCCATGAAGGATGCGATTGAGGGAATGAACGGACAAGATCTCGATGGCCGTAGCATCACTGTTAACGAGGCTCAGTCACGAGGAAGCGGTGGCGGCGGAGGCCACCGTggag GTGGTAGCTACGGAGGTGGCGGCGGTAGACGCGAGGGTGGAGGAGGATACagcggcggcggcggcggttACTCCTCaagaggtggtggtggcggaAGCTACGGTGGTGGAAGACGTGAGGGAGGAGGAGGATACGGTGGTGGTGAAGGAGGAGGTTACGGAGGaagcggtggtggtggaggatgGTAA
- the GRP7 gene encoding cold, circadian rhythm, and rna binding 2 (''cold, circadian rhythm, and rna binding 2'' (CCR2); FUNCTIONS IN: double-stranded DNA binding, RNA binding, single-stranded DNA binding; INVOLVED IN: in 12 processes; LOCATED IN: nucleus, chloroplast, peroxisome, cytoplasm; EXPRESSED IN: 27 plant structures; EXPRESSED DURING: 15 growth stages; CONTAINS InterPro DOMAIN/s: RNA recognition motif, glycine rich protein (InterPro:IPR015465), RNA recognition motif, RNP-1 (InterPro:IPR000504), Nucleotide-binding, alpha-beta plait (InterPro:IPR012677); BEST Arabidopsis thaliana protein match is: cold, circadian rhythm, and RNA binding 1 (TAIR:AT4G39260.3); Has 548 Blast hits to 547 proteins in 63 species: Archae - 0; Bacteria - 0; Metazoa - 92; Fungi - 0; Plants - 453; Viruses - 0; Other Eukaryotes - 3 (source: NCBI BLink).): MASGDVEYRCFVGGLAWATDDRALETAFAQYGDVIDSKIINDRETGRSRGFGFVTFKDEKAMKDAIEGMNGQDLDGRSITVNEAQSRGSGGGGGHRGGGGGGYRSGGGGGYSGGGGSYGGGGGRREGGGGYSGGGGGYSSRGGGGGSYGGGRREGGGGYGGGEGGGYGGSGGGGGW, translated from the exons atggCGTCCGGTGATGTTGAGTATCGGTGCTTCGTTGGAGGTCTAGCATGGGCCACTGATGACAGAGCTCTTGAGACTGCCTTCGCTCAATACGGCGACGTTATTGATTCCAAG ATCATTAACGATCGTGAGACTGGAAGATCAAGGGGATTCGGATTCGTCACCTTCAAGGATGAGAAAGCCATGAAGGATGCGATTGAGGGAATGAACGGACAAGATCTCGATGGCCGTAGCATCACTGTTAACGAGGCTCAGTCACGAGGAAGCGGTGGCGGCGGAGGCCACCGTggaggtggtggcggtggATACCGCAGCGGCGGTGGTGGAGGTTACTCCGGTGGAGGTGGTAGCTACGGAGGTGGCGGCGGTAGACGCGAGGGTGGAGGAGGATACagcggcggcggcggcggttACTCCTCaagaggtggtggtggcggaAGCTACGGTGGTGGAAGACGTGAGGGAGGAGGAGGATACGGTGGTGGTGAAGGAGGAGGTTACGGAGGaagcggtggtggtggaggatgGTAA
- a CDS encoding Galactose oxidase/kelch repeat superfamily protein (Galactose oxidase/kelch repeat superfamily protein; CONTAINS InterPro DOMAIN/s: Galactose oxidase/kelch, beta-propeller (InterPro:IPR011043), Kelch repeat type 1 (InterPro:IPR006652), Kelch related (InterPro:IPR013089), Kelch-type beta propeller (InterPro:IPR015915); BEST Arabidopsis thaliana protein match is: Galactose oxidase/kelch repeat superfamily protein (TAIR:AT2G29810.1); Has 2125 Blast hits to 1978 proteins in 129 species: Archae - 2; Bacteria - 88; Metazoa - 967; Fungi - 0; Plants - 1004; Viruses - 10; Other Eukaryotes - 54 (source: NCBI BLink).), with protein MVLISETSDDGSTGGDHQIKKPKKEEDRNKKLKEKVQVSLPIPEELILRCFLLVRRCHHPSLSLVCRSFHSLMSKLYDDRLRLGYTENVLYAYVGFPPVENPSWYILHRKPYRNLPNTISLKLCKIDSLPPMPWGSTVVTIGSDIYVIGGRVGEKLLEDVGVGYNKPISGGRRGETSIRGGHAGERRISDVTHINCRFHEYRSLPSMKMARCRAAAGVIDGKIYVIGGRKVRTSDWVEVFDLKKQSWSSVPGPYPEAFGRGEFLTYAVMKEKIYCLDLTRNIHIYDPKESKWESWTHGPLSASWNDSSCVVDNLLFCINTSVYFLGWPIKIYDPEKKTWFYLQGLQGFPANGLFVDGYKMANFGGKLVILSADVHRLRRYDCRKREIWCIEIAWERKEDGTFWGKVESVAVVLTPAKTTSVDICGTVTV; from the coding sequence ATGGTTTTAATCTCTGAAACTTCCGACGACGGCTCTACTGGCGGCGatcatcaaatcaagaaacctaaaaaagaagaggatcgaaacaagaaattgaaagaaaaggtTCAGGTGTCGCTACCAATTCCAGAAGAACTCATCTTACGTTGCTTCCTACTCGTTCGGAGATGTCACCACCCGTCGCTTTCCCTCGTCTGCAGATCCTTCCATAGTCTCATGTCGAAGCTCTACGATGATCGCTTGCGTCTCGGCTACACCGAAAACGTTCTTTACGCCTACGTTGGATTCCCTCCTGTTGAAAACCCTAGCTGGTACATTCTCCATCGTAAACCCTATCGAAACTTGCCTAACACGATTTCGTTGAAATTGTGCAAAATCGATTCCCTCCCTCCCATGCCTTGGGGATCTACTGTCGTCACTATCGGATCGGATATCTATGTCATTGGTGGACGCGTCGGCGAGAAACTTTTAGAAGATGTAGGCGTAGGCTATAATAAACCCATAAGCGGTGGACGCCGCGGCGAGACATCCATAAGAGGTGGACACGCAGGCGAACGACGCATCTCGGATGTGACTCACATAAACTGCAGATTTCACGAGTATCGCTCCCTCCCGAGTATGAAGATGGCTCGCTGTCGCGCAGCCGCGGGTGTAATTGACGGAAAGATTTATGTGATCGGAGGTCGTAAGGTACGAACATCTGATTGGGTTGAAGTGTTCGatttaaagaaacagagttggAGTTCTGTGCCAGGTCCGTACCCTGAAGCGTTTGGAAGAGGAGAGTTTCTGACATATGCggtgatgaaggagaagatttACTGTTTGGATCTTACTCGCAATATTCATATTTATGATCCTAAGGAAAGTAAATGGGAGTCTTGGACTCATGGACCGTTGAGTGCTTCTTGGAATGATTCGTCTTGTGTGGTTGATAATTTGCTGTTTTGCATCAATACATCAGTGTATTTCCTTGGATGgccaataaaaatatatgatccagagaagaagacttggTTTTACTTGCAAGGTTTACAAGGTTTTCCAGCTAATGGTCTCTTTGTGGATGGATATAAAATGGCTAATTTTGGCGGGAAGTTGGTGATTTTGAGCGCTGATGTGCACCGGCTTAGGCGGTATGACTGTaggaaaagagagatttggtgCATAGAGATTGCTTGGGAAAGAAAGGAAGATGGTACATTTTGGGGGAAGGTCGAATCAGTGGCGGTTGTGCTTACACCAGCAAAGACGACTTCTGTTGACATTTGTGGAACTGTTACGGTTTGA
- a CDS encoding RNA-binding (RRM/RBD/RNP motifs) family protein (RNA-binding (RRM/RBD/RNP motifs) family protein; FUNCTIONS IN: RNA binding, nucleotide binding, nucleic acid binding; INVOLVED IN: biological_process unknown; LOCATED IN: cellular_component unknown; CONTAINS InterPro DOMAIN/s: RNA recognition motif, RNP-1 (InterPro:IPR000504), Nucleotide-binding, alpha-beta plait (InterPro:IPR012677); BEST Arabidopsis thaliana protein match is: cold, circadian rhythm, and RNA binding 1 (TAIR:AT4G39260.3); Has 13227 Blast hits to 11015 proteins in 679 species: Archae - 0; Bacteria - 817; Metazoa - 7294; Fungi - 1297; Plants - 2835; Viruses - 0; Other Eukaryotes - 984 (source: NCBI BLink).): protein MATNVEYTCFVRGLDQDTDEKDLTDIFSKFGNVIDSKIIYDRDTGKSRRFGFVTFEEEKSMTDAIMIMDVEESRSKCVNVGSITVEVARQRRKNRSAEFALELVRLINEKQKKMAGL, encoded by the exons ATGGCTACAAATGTTGAATACACTTGCTTTGTTCGTGGTCTTGATCAGGACACCGATGAAAAAGATCTTACGGatatattttcaaagtttGGCAACGTGATCGATTCTAAA ATCATTTACGATCGTGACACTGGAAAGTCAAGAAGATTCGGATTTGTTACTTTCGAGGAGGAAAAATCTATGACAGATGCCATTATGATTATGGACGTGGAAGAGTCTCGAAGTAAATGTGTTAATGTTGGATCCATCACTGTGGAAGTAGCTAGGCAACGGCGCAAAAACAGGTCTGCTGAATTTGCACTAGAGTTAGTTAGGTTGATAAACgaaaagcagaagaagatggCTGGATTATAA